One Helianthus annuus cultivar XRQ/B chromosome 7, HanXRQr2.0-SUNRISE, whole genome shotgun sequence genomic region harbors:
- the LOC110866905 gene encoding uncharacterized protein LOC110866905 — protein sequence MEGVFIRSHCDKEDQVMFATGQLLRGAKDWWDTYSKEIGEDKVQTLTWDREIELKRQAEREEKRQVEKGSTQGSSKKPKTHDQGKKDDSKGGFPRCKTCGKPHSGECLLGKKGCYNRGQEGHPYYNCPNPKRVCYNYNESGHVKAECPKLKQGVKKEGRYG from the exons ATGGAGGGAGTGTTCATTCGAAGTCATTGTGATaaagaagatcaagtcatgtttGCCACGGGGCAACTTTTACGAGGGgctaaagattggtgggatacGTATAGTAAAGAGATCGGCGAGGATAAAGTTCAAACTTTGACTTG GGATAGGGAAATTGAGCTAAAGAGACAGGCTGAACGCGAGGAGAAAAGGCAAGTTGAGAAAGGATCAACACAAGGTTCTTCCAAGAAACCTAAGACACACGATCAAGGAAAGAAAGACGATTCTAAAGGAGGGTTTCCTCGATGTAAAACGTGTGGAAAACCCCATTCGGGAGAATGCTTATTGGGGAAGAAAGGATGTTACAACCGCGGGCAAGAAGGGCATCCTTATTATAATTGCCCAAATCCCAAGAGGGTATGCTACAACTATAATGAATCGGGCCATGTGAAGGCTGAATGCCCAAAACTCAAACAAGGAGTGAAGAAAGAAGGAAGATACGGCTAA
- the LOC110866904 gene encoding uncharacterized protein LOC110866904, whose amino-acid sequence MSDGNDDNPVQTNTEQMKEIIAEEVGKAIEGSLSGFIDKIQSTVLSLVEERVKRLEDTVNLMKDKTGERKGCSYKEFMACKPPIYNGEVDPIICQRWISDIEGVFERTHCEVGDFVAYGMGQLRNQAKDWWDNKKKEMGAEAARVMTWDEFKVPFLKHHSPKAVIYRIKEEFIQLRQKGETIDKITGIFMDKLRFCDELVTTEEQKIYYYYNMLSAEYREFMTLSKYETLTEIINTAREREIELKKQVERGERRAHDVNPSPTKKARTGESGKKMDIKGGSPSCKVCGKGHKGECRFKDKPCPICNKTGHTASLCIGKVSVCYNCYQPGHKKSECPDLVGKRDAKESPAEAPKAKARSFQLTAAEAKTEPDVVSEVEIGDNKSFIACDVCRGCKLSIDDEEYLIDLIPMSMGEFQVVVGMDWLAQHHAKVVCFRKEIKLISPSGKHVTIYGEKGEIRSLQSCKIVDLCEIMAK is encoded by the exons atgtctgatgggaatgatgataaTCCGGTGCAAACAAacaccgaacaaatgaaagaaatAATTGCCGAAGAGGTAGGAAAGGCAATTGAAGGCAGTCTATCCGGGTTTATAGACAAGATTCAAAGCACGGTGTTATCGCTCGTAGAAGAACGAGTTAAAAGGTTGGAGGATACTGTCAACCTTATGAAAGACAAAACTGGAGAACGCAAAGGGTGTTCGTACAAGGAATttatggcgtgtaaaccgccaatctaCAACGGGGAGGTTGACCCGATAATTTGTCAAAGATGGATAAGTGATATTGAAGGGGTGTTTGAACGGACCCATTGTGAAGTAGGTGACTTTGTCGCCTACGGAATGGGTCAATTGAGGAACCAAgctaaagattggtgggataacaaaaagaaggaAATGGGAGCCGAAGCGGCGAGGGTTATGACTtgggacgagtttaaggtaccattccttaaacacCACAGTCCCAAAGCGGTTATCTATAGAATCAAAGAAGAATTCATCCAACTGAGACAAAAGGGTGAAACAATCGATAAGATCACGGGCATCTTTATGGATAAGCTTAGATTTTGTGACGAGTTAGTCAccactgaagaacaaaagatatattACTATTACAATATGCTGAGTGCTGAGTACCGGGAATTTATGACTCTGTCAAAATACGAAACCCTCACGGAGATTATCAACACCGCCCGGGAACGGGAAATCGAGTTAAAGAAACAAGTGGAAAGAGGTGAGCGAAGGGCACAtgatgtgaatccaagccctacaaagaaagcCCGAACGGGAGAATCGGGAAAGAAGATGGATATTAAAGGTGGGTCGCCAAGTTGTAAAGTCTGCGGGAAGGGACACAAGGGGGAATGTCGATTCAAAGACAAGCCATGCCCCATATGTAATAAGACGGGGCACACGGCCTCGCTATGTATAGGAAAGGTATCGGTTTGCTACAATTGCTATCAACCGGGCCACAAAAAGTCCGAATGCCCGGACTTAGTTGGAAAGAGAGATGCTAAGGAGTCTCCGGCAGAAGCCCCCAAGGCGAAGGCTAGGTCCTTCCAACTTACCGCAGCTGAAGCGAAAACAGAACCcgatgtggtttcag aagttgaaataggggaTAACAAAAGTTTTATAGCTTGTGATGTTTGTCGAGGCTGCAAATTAAGCATCGACGATGAGGAATACTTGATAGATCTAATTCCGATGtcaatgggagaatttcaagtagtcgttgggatggattggctagccCAACACCATGCAAAAGTCGTGTGTTTTCGTAAAGAGATAAAACTAATATCTCCGAGTGGGAAACACGTCACCATTTATGgtgaaaaaggag AAATTAGAAGCTTACAATCATGTAAAATCGTGGATTTATGTGAAATTATGGCTAAATGA